GCGACCAACCTGACGGAAGAAAAGTACTACCTGAACAAGTTCGATCTGTCCGCGTTCGGCCAACCGACCGTCGAAGGTCAGCCGGGTGCGCCGCGCGAGTGGTACCTGCAGCTGACGCGCAACTTCAACTGAAGCCGGCGCGACTCGGGTAGAGAATGGGGGCGCGTCGTTTCGACGCGCCCTTTTTCGTTCACGGCGGAGAGCTTCGATGGAAACACTGCGCGACAAGGTGGCCTTCGTGACGGGTGGCGCGAGCGGCATCGGTCTCGGCATCGCCAAGGCGATGGTGGAATCCGGCATGCGCGTGGTTATTGCCGACGTGCGCGACGATCATCTCGCGGACGCGCGTGCCTGGTTCGTCTCGCAGAAGCAGAGCCGGCGCATCAAGACGATCAAGCTCGATGTGACGAATCGCAAGGCCTACGCGCGCGCGGCCGACAAGGCCGAGGCGGCGTTCGGCAGGATCCACGTGCTGGTCAACAACGCCGGCCTGGGCTTGTTAGGCACCATCGACAAGACGAAGTTCGACGACTGGGACTGGGGCATGGACGTGATGATCGGCGGCGTCATCAACGGCATCCTCACGATCCTGCCGCGCATGCGCGCGCACGGCGAGGGCGGGCACATCGTCAACACCTCGAGCATGGCGGCGCTGGTGCCGATCCCGAATTGTTCCATCTACATCACCGCAAAATCGGCGCTGGTCGGGTTGTCGGAATGCCTGGCCGGCGAGCTCGCGCCGCACAACATCGGGGTGTCGGCGTTTTGTCCGGGGCCGGTGCAGAGCAATATCCGCGAGCTCGGCAAGCTGCGGCCCGACAAGTACAAGAAGGATTCGGGCCTCGGGGATTTCGAGAAGCAGCTCGCGACGCGGCCTACCAGCGAGCTGTGGATGGACGCGGTCGAATGCGGACGGCGCGTCGTGCGCGGCATCGAGCGCAACGACCTGTACATCTTCACGCATCCGGAGTTCAAGGACGGAGCGCGCGAGCGCTGCGACAAACTGCTGGCGTCGTTTCCGGATGAGCCGATCAATCAGGCGCGTGCCGACGGGATCAAATTCCTGCTGTCGAATCCCATCTTCAAGAACTGACTCACGCGGGTGCGACGTACCCGTATCGCAGGTTGCTGGGCAGGCCACCCATCGAGAGATATTCGCCCTTGATCGCCTCGAAATTGTCGGCCGATAACCTGGTCGCCGCTGCGGGATCGATCTTGTAGAGCTTCGACGCGTTGCCCGCGAAGATCTTCGACTTCACGGGCCCGTCGGCGGCGCCGAGCGATTTGTAGCCATGCTTCTTCTGCATGTCCTCGGGGATTTCCAGGCGACGCATCGCTTCGATCTGCCATTGCGGCGAACCCCACCACACCGAATCCGTGCCCCATACGACGCGGTCTTCGCCCAGCCCCTTGATCAGCGTGCCCATCAGCGCGGCGGCGAGTTTCGGATGCGTCACACAGGTATTGGCGAAACACGCGCCGAGTTCGCCGTACACGTTTTTCACGCCGAACTTCGCGGGGATGTCGGCGAGATCGGAGACCCAGTCGAACCGGCCGGTCTTCTCGAACTGCGCGAGCTCGCGATCCGGCAGCTCGAGGAACGGGCGCATCGCCGAGTGATAGATGACGAAGTTGATCTGCGGCCAGTCCTTCGCAGCCTTGCCCACGTCCCAGACGGTGGCGTATTGCCACATGTCGGCCCACGAGGTCATGTAGTCGGCGGGCATCAGGCCCTTGTGCACGCAGATGGTGTTGATGCCGCGCTTGAGCATGGCTTCGTACAGCGGATACACCAGCTTCTCGTCGTCGAGGCGCCAGTTGGTCTTCTTCTTCGTCTGGTAGATAGGATCGCCGATCGTGTAGCCCTTGATGCTGTCGGGCTTGAGCTGGTCCATCACGCGGACGATTTCCTCGAACCATCCGGGAGTGCCGGGCGTCACGATGCCGTGCCCGAGGCAGCGGCGCGACCCCGCCACCTTGTTCACGACGTCGCGCGCCGCGGCGATCTGGTCGTTGGTCAGGAAGAGATATTCGTAGTCGTCGGTCGGCGTGCCCGAGATCATCGCGACCTTGGTGTCGCTGTCGACGAAGATCTCCTTCACGTAGTTCTGGAACTTGTAGCGCGTGAGCCCATCGCTGCCGGGGATGTCGGGATTCCAGTGCTTCTTCGCGAAGTCGGCGGAGAAGACCAGCAATTGCTGCGTGTAGTCGTCGCGCACGAAATGCGTCTGGCAGTCGACGATGAACTGGTTGGAAAGCGCTTTGGCGCGTGCATCCGCCAGGCCGGGCGTCGCGGCTTCGGCACGCGACGCGGTGAACACCGGGCCAAACACTTCGTTGAACGCGAGAAAGGCGGCGGACATGCCGGCCGCGGAGGAGAGGAACGAGCGGCGGTTCAGTCCGTGTCGCGGCGCGAGCTCGTCGGCGAGGGCGCTGATGCGGGCTTCTACGCGCCGCTGATCGTCGCTCTGCGGCAGCGGCGTGAATTCGCCGTTGCTGACCACCTGCGTGGGAATCGGCGAGCCCGAGTCGCGCTGCTCGGCGGGCGTGAACGTCGCAAGTTCCGTATCGCTGATGAAGCGCATGGCGGTCTCCTATTCGACGATTTCCTCGATCTGCGCCACCGGCGGGACGCTCGAGAAGTTAGGCACGTCGGCGATGAGTTGGCCGATGTGCTCTTTGGTGGCCGCGTCGAAACCTTCCATCGAGAAGATTTCGATGGTCACTGACGCGACGAAAGCGGGCGGCGAACCATCGCCCTTGCGGATGCCCTTGCGTATCTGCATCGTGCCCGCCGACGCTCCGAACCACTCGCGCATCATGCCGAGGTGTTTGTCGCGGTAGTAGTCGAAATCGAAGCGTACGTCCGGCTGCCAGGGATACAGCACGGTCAGGCAGTGACGTCGGGTGGACGCGGCGGCCGCGAGCGGCGCGCTCAACAGGCTGGACAAAGCGGTGAAGCCGCCGAGCACTGTCACGGCGGCGTCTCGTCTCGTTATTCGCACTGAATTTCTCCCCCGTCTTCCAGAGTGGTGCCGCAGAGTGGTGCCGGGGTGCAATTCTCGTAATTGCGCGAACGCCGAGTTTCAGCCAGCGCTCGCGCAATTACGAGAATTGCACCCCGGCACCACTCTGCGGCACCACTTCCGACCGCAAGTTATCACGGCGCTCCGGCGCGCCGCTGTCGCGAATGACGAGTCCGGTTTCAGTTTGAGTCGAGTGTCGAATCGTGGTGAAGTCGAGAGTGATTCAACGAGCCAGCGGAGAGGGGACATGCCGGTCTTGCGTTACGTTTGCTTCGCAGCGCTGTGGGCCGCGGTGGCAGCCGCGCCGGCGGCCACTCCGACGATCGACAATACCGCACTCAACAACGATGCCGACGGGCGCAACTGGGCGGCGTACGGCCGCACTTTCGGCGAAACCCACTACAGCCCGCTCGCGGAGATCAATCGCCAGACGGTGCCGCGATTGAATCTGGCGTGGACGCTCGACCTCGACGTCACCAACAATCTCTCCACGCCGCTCGCCGTCGACGGCGTCATCTACGTCGCCTCGGGTTACAGCTTCGTTCACGCGGTGGACGCCAAAACCGGCAAACTGCTGTGGCGTTTCGACCCCGAAGTCCTGAAAGCCGCCGGCAACAAGCTGCGCACCGGCTGGGGCATTCGCGGCCTCGCGTTCTGGAAAGGCCGACTGTTCGTCGGCACACACGATGGCCGATTGATCGCGATCGACGCAAAAACCGGCCAGCAGGTCTGGAGCGTGCAGACCATCGACACCGCCGATGGCTCCTTCGTTTCCGGCCCGCCGCGTGTATTCAACGACAAGGTGGTGATCGGGTTCGGCGGCGGCGACTTCGGCGCCGTACGCGGCTACGTGACCGCCTACGACACCAACACCGGCAAACAACTGTGGCGCTGGTTCACCGTGCCGGGCGACCCGTCCAAGGGTTTCGAAAACGCCGCGATGGAGATGGCGGCAAAAACCTGGACCGGCGAGTGGTGGAAATACGGCGGCGGCGGCACGGTCTGGAACGCCATGACCTACGACCCGGAGTTCAACCGGCTCTACATCGGGACGGGCAACGGCGGTCCTTGGAACTGGAAGATCCGCAGTCCCGGGGGCGGCGACAACCTGTTCCTGTGTTCGGTGGTCGCGCTGAACGCCGACACCGGCGAATACGTCTGGCACTACCAAACTACTCCCGGCGATTCGTGGGACTACAACTCCGCGATGGACATGACGCTGGCCACGCTCGACATCGGCGGTGCGCCGCGCAAGGTCATCCTGCACGCGCCCAAGAACGGCTTCTTCTACGTGCTCGATCGCGCCACGGGCAAACTGGTCTCCGCCGAGAAGTTAGGCACGGTCACCTGGGCGACGAAGGTGGACCTCGCCACCGGCCGCCCGATCCTCACGCCCAACGCGCGCTACGAGAATGGGCCCGTCACGTTGTGGCCGAGTTTCCAGGGCGTGCACAATCTTTATCCGCAATCGTTCAGCCCGCTGACGAAGCTGGTCTATGTGCCGACCATCGAGATGCCGGCGCAGTTCGGCGGCGACGTCGACGTGAAGAACTGGCATCCACTGCCATCGTCCATCCAGTTCACGGGTTTTCCGACCGCCGACGGCGATCCGCCGGCCGACGCCGGCAAGAGTTATCTGACCGCCTGGGATCCGGTGAAACAGCGCGCCGCCTGGCAGCAGCCGACGCCCGGCCCGCACAACGGCGGCACGCTCGCGACCGGCGGCGACCTGGTGTTCCAGGGCCAGGCGGACGGATACATCAACGCCTACGGCGCGTCCGACGGCCGGCGCGTCTGGTCGTTCTACGCCGCCACCGCGGCGCTCGGCACCCCGATCACGTTCGCCATCGGCAAACAACAATACGTGTCGATCCTGACCGGCCCGCTGCACGGCGCGCCGGGTGGTTTCGGTTCGATGGCCGCGAAGTTCGGCTGGGACCCGCGCATCCATCCGCGGCGCCTGCTCACGTTCGTGCTGGACGGCAAGGGCAAACTACCGCCCACCCCGCCGCCGGTGTTTGCGAAGCCGCTCGACGCGCCCGAGATGAATGTCGATGATGCGCTCGTGAAGGAAGGTATTCAGCAATGGTCGCGTTGCCAGCTCTGTCATGGCCCGGGCGCCGTGGCTGGCGGTACGGCGCCCGACCTGCGCGCGTCGCAGATCGTGCTGAATCCGGCGTCCTTCGCAACCGTGGTCAAGGGCGGGCTCGAGTCGCGCGGCATGCCGAAGTTCGGCGAGCTCAGCGATCGCGAGCTCGACGCGCTGCGCAACTACGTCCGATACCGCGCGCGGCTCGCGACACGTCCGAATGGCGTTGCGCCACCGGTCGAGGCGCCAAAGCCCGTCGAAGCCGAAAAGCCTGCCGAGAATCAGGAGCCGCCCAAACCACCGGGCTCGCTCGAGTCCACCGGCGCACCGCCGCCCACATGAGCCAGACCCAGTGGAGGATGAATCCATGCGCAGGGAATCGAATGGCGCTTCGCGGCGCGAGTTTCTCGGGGCGGGCACGCTGGCGGTCGCCGCCGGCACGGCCGGCGTGATGGGGCTGGGCGCGGACGCTTCAGCTCAGACCGGGGGCGCGGGCGTCAATCCCGCGGTGACGAAAATCCAGAAGCCACTCGCGGACGTGAAAGGCAAAGTCGCCTTCATCACCGGCGGTTCGAGCGGCATTGGCCTCGGAATGGCGCGCGCGTTCTCGGCGGCCGGCATGAAGGTGATATTCACCTATCGCCGCGAGGATCATCGCGACGAGGCACTCAAGTTGTTAGGTACCGACAATCCCGGCGTCCACGCGATCAGGCTCGACGTCACCGATCGCGACGGTTTCGCGCGCGCCGCCGACGAGGCGGAAAAGACCTTCGGCAAGGTCCATCTGCTGGCGAACAATGCCGGCGTCGGCATCCGCGTCGGAACGGGAGAGGCCACGTTCAAGGACTGGGACTGGGGCCTCGGCGTCAACCTGGGCGGCGTGATCAACGGCATTGCCACGCTGCTGCCGCGCATGCGCGCGCACGGCGAGGGCGCACACGTCATCGTCACTTCGTCGTCGGCCGGCCTCGTCGCTGGCGGG
This sequence is a window from Pseudomonadota bacterium. Protein-coding genes within it:
- a CDS encoding SDR family oxidoreductase; translation: METLRDKVAFVTGGASGIGLGIAKAMVESGMRVVIADVRDDHLADARAWFVSQKQSRRIKTIKLDVTNRKAYARAADKAEAAFGRIHVLVNNAGLGLLGTIDKTKFDDWDWGMDVMIGGVINGILTILPRMRAHGEGGHIVNTSSMAALVPIPNCSIYITAKSALVGLSECLAGELAPHNIGVSAFCPGPVQSNIRELGKLRPDKYKKDSGLGDFEKQLATRPTSELWMDAVECGRRVVRGIERNDLYIFTHPEFKDGARERCDKLLASFPDEPINQARADGIKFLLSNPIFKN
- a CDS encoding amidohydrolase family protein codes for the protein MRFISDTELATFTPAEQRDSGSPIPTQVVSNGEFTPLPQSDDQRRVEARISALADELAPRHGLNRRSFLSSAAGMSAAFLAFNEVFGPVFTASRAEAATPGLADARAKALSNQFIVDCQTHFVRDDYTQQLLVFSADFAKKHWNPDIPGSDGLTRYKFQNYVKEIFVDSDTKVAMISGTPTDDYEYLFLTNDQIAAARDVVNKVAGSRRCLGHGIVTPGTPGWFEEIVRVMDQLKPDSIKGYTIGDPIYQTKKKTNWRLDDEKLVYPLYEAMLKRGINTICVHKGLMPADYMTSWADMWQYATVWDVGKAAKDWPQINFVIYHSAMRPFLELPDRELAQFEKTGRFDWVSDLADIPAKFGVKNVYGELGACFANTCVTHPKLAAALMGTLIKGLGEDRVVWGTDSVWWGSPQWQIEAMRRLEIPEDMQKKHGYKSLGAADGPVKSKIFAGNASKLYKIDPAAATRLSADNFEAIKGEYLSMGGLPSNLRYGYVAPA
- a CDS encoding EthD family reductase, whose product is MTVLGGFTALSSLLSAPLAAAASTRRHCLTVLYPWQPDVRFDFDYYRDKHLGMMREWFGASAGTMQIRKGIRKGDGSPPAFVASVTIEIFSMEGFDAATKEHIGQLIADVPNFSSVPPVAQIEEIVE
- a CDS encoding PQQ-dependent dehydrogenase, methanol/ethanol family; this encodes MPVLRYVCFAALWAAVAAAPAATPTIDNTALNNDADGRNWAAYGRTFGETHYSPLAEINRQTVPRLNLAWTLDLDVTNNLSTPLAVDGVIYVASGYSFVHAVDAKTGKLLWRFDPEVLKAAGNKLRTGWGIRGLAFWKGRLFVGTHDGRLIAIDAKTGQQVWSVQTIDTADGSFVSGPPRVFNDKVVIGFGGGDFGAVRGYVTAYDTNTGKQLWRWFTVPGDPSKGFENAAMEMAAKTWTGEWWKYGGGGTVWNAMTYDPEFNRLYIGTGNGGPWNWKIRSPGGGDNLFLCSVVALNADTGEYVWHYQTTPGDSWDYNSAMDMTLATLDIGGAPRKVILHAPKNGFFYVLDRATGKLVSAEKLGTVTWATKVDLATGRPILTPNARYENGPVTLWPSFQGVHNLYPQSFSPLTKLVYVPTIEMPAQFGGDVDVKNWHPLPSSIQFTGFPTADGDPPADAGKSYLTAWDPVKQRAAWQQPTPGPHNGGTLATGGDLVFQGQADGYINAYGASDGRRVWSFYAATAALGTPITFAIGKQQYVSILTGPLHGAPGGFGSMAAKFGWDPRIHPRRLLTFVLDGKGKLPPTPPPVFAKPLDAPEMNVDDALVKEGIQQWSRCQLCHGPGAVAGGTAPDLRASQIVLNPASFATVVKGGLESRGMPKFGELSDRELDALRNYVRYRARLATRPNGVAPPVEAPKPVEAEKPAENQEPPKPPGSLESTGAPPPT
- a CDS encoding SDR family NAD(P)-dependent oxidoreductase produces the protein MRRESNGASRREFLGAGTLAVAAGTAGVMGLGADASAQTGGAGVNPAVTKIQKPLADVKGKVAFITGGSSGIGLGMARAFSAAGMKVIFTYRREDHRDEALKLLGTDNPGVHAIRLDVTDRDGFARAADEAEKTFGKVHLLANNAGVGIRVGTGEATFKDWDWGLGVNLGGVINGIATLLPRMRAHGEGAHVIVTSSSAGLVAGGRIGIYVTSKFAIVGMMESLREEMEGENVGVSIFCPGFVQSNLIESEKFRPSEYVNEVPKPSSAAMSAQDEALARKFMSIGMDAVVAGNHVLDGIRRNDLYIFTHQEFEQPTRERMEALLASFPVAKAPRGRSEAAKRFMTDLYARERDRRLSGR